Proteins found in one Labrus bergylta chromosome 8, fLabBer1.1, whole genome shotgun sequence genomic segment:
- the decr1 gene encoding 2,4-dienoyl-CoA reductase, mitochondrial, protein MAAAVFRRAEGSSVTRFFQSSWFHSSPVPQQSGSPQRFFAPADGVMLPTGSFKDRVAFITGGGTGLGRAMTTTLSMLGAQCVIASRKLDVLQQTANEISSQTGNQVYAVQCDVRDPQAVSHCVDQMETMTGLPDVIINNAAGNFVCPSERLSPNGWKSITDIVLNGTAYITLELGKRLIKKQKGASFLAITTIYAESGSGFVVPSASAKAGVEALYKSLAAEWGRYGHRFNIIQPGPIRTKGAFSRLDPTGAFEKSMITRIPTGRLGTPEEIANLAAYISSDYATWMSGAVIRFDGGEYVSMAGEFNELKKVTPDQWDVMEAMIRSTKGS, encoded by the exons ATGGCGGCCGCCGTGTTCCGGAGAGCAGAGGGTTCTTCAGTGACGCGTTTCTTTCAGTCG TCATGGTTCCACAGCTCGCCGGTGCCCCAGCAGTCCGGTTCCCCTCAGAGGTTCTTCGCCCCGGCTGATGGCGTCATGCTACCGACAGGAAGCTTTAAAGACAGAGTGGCGTTCATCACAGGGGGGGGGACGGGTCTGGGTCGAGCCATGACCACCACGCTGTCCATGCTGGGGGCTCAGTGTGTCATCGCCAGCAGGAAGCTCGATGTCCTGCAGCAAACAGCCAATGAGATCAGCAGCCAGACCGGAAACCAG GTCTATGCGGTTCAGTGTGACGTCAGAGATCCACAGGCCGTCTCTCACTGTGTGGACCAGATGGAGACTATGACTGGACTTCCTGAT GTGATCATCAACAACGCAGCAGGAAACTTTGTATGTCCGTCTGAACGTTTGTCGCCAAACGGCTGGAAGAGCATCACAGACATCGTCCTGAACGGGACCGCCTACATCACTCTGGAGCTCGGCAAGAGACTGATCAAGAAGCAGAAAG GTGCATCTTTTCTGGCCATCACCACCATCTATGCTGAGTCTGGCTCTGGCTTTGTCGTCCCAAGTGCATCTGCAAAAGCTGGAGTGGAGGCACTCTACAA GTCTCTGGCTGCTGAGTGGGGGCGCTATGGACACAGGTTCAACATAATCCAGCCTGGACCAATAAGAACTAAG gggGCGTTCAGCCGTTTGGATCCAACAGGAGCCTTTGAAAAGTCGATGATCACTCGAATCCCAACTGGACGACTCGGAACACCAGAAGAGATTGCAAACCTGGCAGCGTACATAAGCAGTGACTACGCTACATGGATGTCAGGAGCT GTTATTCGGTTTGATGGAGGGGAATATGTGTCGATGGCTGGAGAGTTTAATGAGCTGAAGAAG gtgaCTCCTGATCAGTGGGACGTGATGGAGGCGATGATCAGAAGCACTAAAGGATCCTAA